Below is a genomic region from Pyrococcus kukulkanii.
AAGGTGCTTCCTTATCGTTGCCTCAGTCCTTCCAAGCTCCCTTGCAATTTCACTTACGGTCATTCCAGCCTTCTCCCTGGCGATTGCTCCAGCTGCTACTGCTAAGCTGTCAACCCAGGTTAGCCTCTCTGCAGGATCCTTGATTAACTCTATTACCTCAGGCCTGAAGAGAGTTGCGAATAGTAGTAAGCTCTCAAGCTGGTGGATCTCGCTCCTCGTTATTGGGTTAAGTGGAACCTCCACGCTCATCTACATCACCCCCTTTAGATCTCTAGAACCCTACCCTTCTTGAGCACCTTGTCAGGATACACCACTATTCCCTTGTCCGTTATATCGAATGGGTGCCTCCTCATTGAGTGGCTCGTTCCCCTCATCTTCCAGACAATCAAGGATCTCTTCAGCTCTCCATCGATCTCATCCAAGTCAAGTCTAATTATTCCATCGACACCGTGCTCAACTCCAGGCCCACCGAATCCCCTTTCTCCAACGCTTATCTGGCTGACGAATATTGAAGTACATCCAGTTCCTGCAAGAACTCTCTTAAGCTGGAGTATTATGCTCCTCGCCATAGCAGGCTTGTTTATATACAATGTAGTTACCGAGTCAACGACAACCCTCTTGGCGTTGATGTCCCTTATCGCCTGCCTGAGAACTTCGATGAACTCTCTGATATCGGTGAGATCATGGACTATGTACTTTTCATACTCCTTGCTCTTCCCTATTCCTGCCGTAAAGGCATCAACCATTGCAAACAATCCTTCTTCCTCGTACTTCCTCACGTCCCAACCAAATTGAGCCATGTTCTGTCTAACCTGAACAGGGTGTTCCTCGAGGGCAACATAAATGCCAGGCTCACCCATCTGAAGCCCATTCCATAGGAACTGCTGGCTGAAGATCGTCTTACCCGTTCCAGGACCACCGCTGAGCAGGACAACGTTTCTCTCGGGGATGCCGCCGTGAAGTATCTCATCCATCCCAGGAATGCCAGTCTTAACTCTCCTCGTCATGACTCTCACCCCCAAGAATTTTATTCACTTCAGGATACTATAAGCTAAGAGGTATTTAAAAGTTACGCCAAGAAGAGGTATTCTAAGAGAAGAGCAAAAAATAAAGGTTAAAGCTTCTGCCCGTTCCTTCTATCGAGCTTTTCCTCCCATGTTAGTATTGTGTGAGTGAAAGTTTGATCATCCTCCTCGATCCCTCTCTTTATCTCCGAGACGTGAGCGTACTGGGCCTTGAATTGCTCCAGAATATAGTCAACGGCCTTCTCCGGATCAGCCTTCTCACCACAGGTGTAAACATCTAGGGCCGCGTAACCCTTCTCCGGCCACGTGTGGACTGAGATGTGACTTTCGGCAACGATAACGACACCACTAACCCCTGTCGGTGAGAACTTGAAAAAATAGCTCGCCTTAACCTCCATGTTCCCTCTCTTTGCTGCCTCAAGGAAAATCTCTCTAATCTTGTCAGGATCAGCAATGATCTTAGGATCGCAACCTGCAGCCTCAACAACATAGTGGTGCCCAATTGTATCCATATCTCTCACCTCCCTCAAGTTCTGTTACACTGTGAGGGTGGAACGGAGATACTTTTAAAGTTTTTTGGTCTAACGGAAAGAAATTAACGGGATTTCATTTATTTATACCGAAAGGATCTGACCGTTTTTGATATAACCGAGCCTTTGCTTGTTGTTTTTGGAAAATACTGAAAGTTGATGAACGTTTTTAAATTAGCTCGAAATTTTCCGGTAGTTTTTGATTATTTTTGATAAAACTCCTCCAGTTTTGTAAATAAGCCCACTAAATGTAAGCGAGCCATATTGAGAAAATGGAATAGGGACTTATAACATATAAGGCATGTGAAAATGAAAATAATATTATTGAAGAAGGATCATTTCCACTTGAATCTAAGAGTCCAAAACATCATCGCTTCCAAAGAATAAATCCTACAACCAAGACCAGCAGGATTGTCCCCAACGCGAAGATCGTTCTTGTCGAAGTGCCTTCCTTCCTCGTTGTAACATCTTCAACCCCTGTTCCTACTTCCTGAGTTGTAAAGCTTATCTCAATTTCTCCCGCTGGGAGCGTTATTTTGTTACCTTCAACTTCAAGGGGAACATCGCTTACATCCACTAAGCTTGCTCCTTCAGGCAAGATAACGCTCACTGGATACTCTGAATTTAACGAGAGAGTCCAGACAAGGCCCTCCTGCCTGATTAAATCGGAGGTTGTGTAGACTATCTTCACTATCTGGGCGTCTTGAGTGTTTATTATGATCTCATTTCCGTTTATGGAGTATTCTAAAGGATTGCCGTTTTCATCTATAACAAAGATGTCCTCATAGTGATCCCCGACTAAGGATGCTGTAACTTGCGTTGCATAATCATCAACAGGCACTTCGATTTCCACGGTTGCGTATCCGTCAAAGTATGGAGTTATGTTTATGCTCTGTGCACTTACAAAGGGAACGAAAAGCAAAAGAACAAGCAAAGCTTTTTTCACTATCTTCACCTCCATAAAAATTGAAATCAGAGGTGCTTTAAGATAAACTTGTCCACCCTGTGGAGCATCTCTAAGGCAATTGCAAAGTGAGTCTTAGCCTCAACTGGCTTTTTGTGCTTTACGAGTATCATTCCAACTCTTACCTCTTGGACTGCTATTTTGAGCTGGAGTTCTGCTTTTCTTGTATCAATGCCTCTTCTTTTAAGCTCCCTCAGTGCCTTAGTGTCTTTCTGAATCCTGCCATTAATCTCCTTGAGGAATGCTCTTAGGTCTTTCATTCTTTCTTGAACTTCTCTCTCGTGGAACTTTCTCTGAAGGAAGGCCATTGCTCTGTGGAACTCCTTTATGGTGTCTGTGTTGTCCCTCATAACTTGAAGGGCTTCATTGTATTTTTCTTCATCTGCAAGAGCCTTGACCTCATTGTAAACCTCCTTGAAGGCCTCGAGTCTCTCCTGAAGCTCATCTGTCTCGTAGCCTTTTTCTTCCGCAATCTCGATGACTTTCTCCGCCATTTGTATTGCTTTTTCGCCTTTCTCAAGGAATTTATTCACTATCTTATCGGCGTTTGCCTCTATGATTTCTTCTCTTATCCTTTTCAGCTCCTCGTCTAAAGCTGCTTTTTTCTCTCTGGCGACTTTGAGGTCTTCTTTGGCCTTCTCAAAATCTTTGGCTTTTATGTCTTCCAGTACAGTCTTGTAGGCATCCTTGGTCTCTTGTAAGAGCATTGTTGCATTTCCCACGTCAATCCCTTGTCTCTGGGCAATTTCTATTGTCCTTTCGGCCATTCTGAAGTAGCCTTCCATTCTCTTTATCTCTTCTGGTAGCCTTTCCTTAAGCTCTTCCTTCCCTCTCTCGAAGCTCTTTAGCACTTCTCTATAATGGTACATTGCCGTTAATCCATTGATTATGGTGTTGTAATAGTCGCCACTTCCATAAGCATCAAGGGCAATTTCTTTATACTGCTCCGCTAACTGATAGTGGATCATAATGCTTGAGTTCTCAGGGAGATTTACATTACTAATTAGCCTTGTTGTTATATTGCTCAATCTTTCAAGGGCTGCAACAATATGTCCAGCTATCTTTTCTTCCTGCGTCATGTTTTGGATCTCTAGGAGTTCTGTTTCATTTTCTATAGTGGCATTTTCGTCTGCTAGGGCCAAATCTGCTGGGATTATGCTCCCTACTAAAAGGGCCATTAATAACCAGATCTTCAACCCTTTCATGGCCATCACCATTCTTAACTTGGCGTTCCACCTATTTTAGGGACTCTGTGAAAAGAACGTTCCAAAACGTTCCAAAATTAAATTTAGAATCAAAAATAGTCGAAATCTTGAATTAGGCGAGAGAGAATTGAGTATATGCCTTCTCGAACGGTTAGAAATGTCGGTTAAAACTTTCTCAAGAATAACCTCCATAAGAACCTCCTATTCCTCTCCAGCTTGTCCTCATCAAATTTGCTTACCTAA
It encodes:
- a CDS encoding KaiC domain-containing protein; the protein is MTRRVKTGIPGMDEILHGGIPERNVVLLSGGPGTGKTIFSQQFLWNGLQMGEPGIYVALEEHPVQVRQNMAQFGWDVRKYEEEGLFAMVDAFTAGIGKSKEYEKYIVHDLTDIREFIEVLRQAIRDINAKRVVVDSVTTLYINKPAMARSIILQLKRVLAGTGCTSIFVSQISVGERGFGGPGVEHGVDGIIRLDLDEIDGELKRSLIVWKMRGTSHSMRRHPFDITDKGIVVYPDKVLKKGRVLEI
- the speD gene encoding adenosylmethionine decarboxylase; this encodes MDTIGHHYVVEAAGCDPKIIADPDKIREIFLEAAKRGNMEVKASYFFKFSPTGVSGVVIVAESHISVHTWPEKGYAALDVYTCGEKADPEKAVDYILEQFKAQYAHVSEIKRGIEEDDQTFTHTILTWEEKLDRRNGQKL